One genomic window of Ruminococcus gauvreauii includes the following:
- a CDS encoding alpha-mannosidase: protein MFFTVEKLEARTRQLEAFRYRDMVSLDTMSAMEGHLDKDDVYKTPPEEIRGFELHIGDDFIGRDRYLWMQKVVRLPRAKADCQVAGVFDFGITGEGHNSGFESLLYVNGERYQGVDSNHKDVIFDSLAGQEAKLTFLLWTGLEGGGPKKEQFHKVRRAEIGYLHLPTDEFYYYSKAIYKTLKLLPDTDTEKHQLMAALDHAYRFINWDDDKFYDTIGTALSQLMESLEKMEKHSDVTVNAVGHTHIDVAWLWRLKHTREKAQRSFATVLRLMEEFDDFLFLQTQAQLYQYIKNDAPELYESIKERVKEKKWEVDGAMWVEADCNISSGEALVRQLTEGILFFKEEFGVSCRHLWLPDVFGYSSALPQILKQCNIKTFMTTKISWNQYNAIPHDLFKWRGLDGSEILTYFITTPNEGHSFDRLYSTYNGLLSPRTVIGSWYKFKDKALSNETLISYGYGDGGGGVNRNMLKMRRVMDKLPGLPNVKNSTAGAFFDRLHEKVDTADQYVHTWDGELYFEYHRGTYTSQAANKKFNRKLEFGLFNSEWLSALAFLKGGEYPQRELKQIWRCVLLHQFHDIIPGSSIREVYEDSIAAYEKAAASLREINAPALDMLVNGEDGAFTCLNPCSFWRRDLTPLPVSEEGSFYDSDGQKLPAQRTEGGWLIETKLAPLSARTITFCPDGEADLEPETFAVDLKQGRVETPFYQVAWNEEGYLSYVYDKENEREVLAGTGNVLELYEDKPMNHDNWDIDIYYMQKRETAVLAEEPKLVECGALRCVIRFVHTYNKSVFVREMIVYRDSRRIDFWTKADWHEKDRLLKVSFPLNVRSQKASYDIQFGHVERPTHFNTSWDWARFEVVGHKWGDISEANYGVSILNDCKYGYSAKDSTLKLTMLKSTKFPDTECDMGSHEFTYALLPHSGTVSEGDTIEESVRLNQPVEVAVGRKAEGLGNILNFDSDSICIDAVKKAEQENCIVVRMHECRGGSTRLSLTSDYGIRKYALCNLLEENLAEPVADDTVPVSLKPFELCTVKLWF from the coding sequence ATGTTTTTTACTGTTGAAAAGCTGGAGGCAAGGACCCGGCAGCTGGAGGCGTTCCGGTATCGGGACATGGTTTCGTTAGACACCATGTCGGCGATGGAAGGCCATCTGGATAAAGATGATGTATACAAAACACCGCCGGAAGAGATCCGGGGATTTGAACTTCATATCGGCGATGATTTTATCGGCCGCGACCGTTATCTGTGGATGCAGAAGGTGGTTCGGCTTCCGCGGGCGAAGGCAGACTGTCAGGTTGCAGGTGTATTTGACTTTGGAATCACCGGCGAGGGGCACAACAGCGGGTTCGAATCACTGTTGTATGTGAATGGTGAGCGGTACCAGGGCGTTGATTCCAACCACAAGGATGTGATTTTCGATTCCCTGGCGGGACAGGAGGCAAAGCTTACCTTCTTACTGTGGACCGGGCTTGAAGGCGGAGGCCCGAAAAAGGAGCAGTTCCACAAGGTCAGGCGCGCCGAGATCGGCTACCTTCATCTGCCCACCGACGAATTTTATTATTATTCCAAGGCGATCTACAAGACGCTGAAGCTGCTTCCTGATACAGATACGGAAAAGCATCAGCTGATGGCGGCGCTCGACCATGCGTACCGGTTTATCAACTGGGACGACGATAAATTCTACGACACCATCGGGACAGCACTCTCACAGCTTATGGAATCTCTTGAAAAAATGGAGAAGCACAGCGATGTGACCGTAAATGCAGTGGGACATACGCATATCGATGTGGCATGGCTGTGGCGGCTAAAGCATACCCGCGAGAAGGCACAGCGTTCCTTTGCCACGGTGCTGCGTCTGATGGAAGAATTTGACGATTTTCTGTTTCTGCAGACGCAGGCGCAGTTATATCAATACATAAAAAATGATGCACCGGAGCTTTACGAGAGCATTAAAGAGCGGGTGAAGGAAAAGAAATGGGAAGTAGACGGCGCGATGTGGGTGGAGGCCGACTGCAATATTTCCTCGGGAGAGGCGCTTGTGCGTCAGCTGACCGAAGGGATTTTATTTTTCAAAGAAGAATTCGGTGTTTCCTGCCGGCATTTATGGCTGCCGGATGTCTTTGGGTACAGTAGCGCGCTGCCGCAGATTTTAAAGCAGTGCAATATCAAAACATTTATGACCACCAAGATCAGCTGGAACCAATATAATGCAATTCCGCATGATTTGTTCAAATGGCGCGGACTGGACGGCAGCGAAATCCTGACGTATTTTATCACGACGCCGAATGAAGGACATTCATTTGACCGGTTGTATTCCACATACAACGGTCTGCTGTCTCCGCGGACAGTGATCGGCAGCTGGTATAAATTCAAGGATAAAGCGCTCAGCAACGAGACGCTGATCAGCTATGGTTACGGCGACGGCGGCGGCGGAGTTAACCGCAATATGCTGAAAATGCGGCGGGTTATGGATAAGCTGCCGGGATTGCCGAATGTAAAGAATTCCACGGCGGGAGCTTTTTTCGACCGTCTCCACGAGAAGGTGGATACGGCCGACCAGTATGTACATACCTGGGACGGGGAGCTGTATTTTGAATATCACAGAGGAACCTATACCTCTCAGGCGGCGAATAAGAAGTTCAACCGAAAACTGGAATTTGGATTATTTAACAGCGAATGGCTTTCGGCGCTTGCCTTTTTAAAGGGAGGGGAATATCCGCAGCGGGAGCTGAAACAGATATGGCGATGTGTGCTGCTGCATCAGTTTCATGATATTATTCCCGGTTCTTCCATCAGGGAAGTCTATGAAGATTCGATCGCGGCGTACGAAAAAGCGGCGGCAAGTCTTCGGGAAATCAATGCCCCGGCACTTGACATGCTGGTGAACGGAGAAGACGGAGCCTTCACCTGCTTGAATCCCTGCAGCTTTTGGCGCAGGGATCTCACACCGCTGCCGGTGTCCGAAGAAGGAAGCTTCTATGACAGTGACGGACAAAAGCTTCCGGCTCAGAGGACAGAAGGCGGGTGGCTGATCGAGACCAAGCTTGCGCCGCTGTCGGCACGGACGATTACTTTTTGTCCGGATGGGGAGGCAGATTTGGAGCCGGAGACCTTTGCGGTTGACCTGAAACAGGGGCGTGTGGAAACACCGTTCTATCAGGTTGCGTGGAATGAGGAAGGATACCTGTCCTACGTCTATGACAAAGAGAACGAACGTGAGGTCCTTGCCGGGACAGGAAATGTCCTGGAGCTATATGAAGACAAGCCGATGAATCATGACAACTGGGATATTGATATTTATTACATGCAAAAAAGGGAGACAGCGGTACTGGCGGAGGAACCGAAACTGGTGGAATGCGGGGCGCTGCGCTGTGTGATCCGCTTTGTGCATACGTACAACAAGTCGGTATTCGTCCGGGAGATGATCGTCTACCGTGACAGCCGCAGGATTGATTTTTGGACGAAAGCAGACTGGCATGAGAAGGACCGTCTGCTCAAGGTTTCATTTCCGCTGAATGTCAGAAGCCAGAAGGCGTCTTATGACATCCAGTTCGGACATGTGGAGCGGCCGACACACTTTAACACAAGCTGGGATTGGGCACGGTTTGAAGTGGTTGGGCATAAATGGGGCGATATCTCAGAAGCAAATTACGGCGTCAGCATTTTAAATGACTGTAAATATGGCTACAGCGCCAAAGACAGCACGCTGAAGCTGACGATGTTAAAGAGCACAAAATTTCCGGATACCGAGTGCGACATGGGATCTCATGAGTTTACCTACGCTTTGCTGCCGCACAGCGGTACGGTTTCCGAAGGAGATACGATCGAGGAGAGCGTCAGACTGAACCAGCCGGTGGAAGTGGCTGTGGGCAGAAAGGCGGAAGGTCTCGGAAATATTCTTAACTTTGACTCGGATTCCATCTGCATCGACGCCGTGAAGAAGGCTGAGCAGGAGAACTGCATCGTGGTTCGGATGCATGAGTGCAGGGGCGGAAGCACCAGGCTTTCTCTCACCTCAGACTACGGCATCCGGAAGTATGCCCTCTGTAATCTGCTGGAAGAAAATCTGGCAGAGCCGGTGGCAGATGACACCGTCCCGGTATCGCTGAAGCCATTCGAGCTGTGTACCGTGAAGTTATGGTTTTAA